A genomic segment from Thermincola ferriacetica encodes:
- the addB gene encoding helicase-exonuclease AddAB subunit AddB encodes MSLRFIIGRAGTGKTQYCLENIRLALEKEPMGSPIIFLVPEQATFQMEYALAHNYGLGGIIRAQVLSFRRLAWRVLQETGGAARVPIGELGKRMVLRRLLDHHRGELRVFARSADRPGFADALARSIGEMKVYRVGPGDLALAAEKTDETPGLLNAKLQDLALIYREFDAFLAGCYTDPDDYLTLLAEKLDGSSILEGAEVWVDGFTGFTPQEHYVIEKILGKAEKVHVTLCLEPKDTGRELQEQDLFYPTWETFREITDRAQKNGVKIEPPVLLDAAIPFRFQNSDSLAHLERCYFRHPTETAGAGEGIELAAAVNRRAEVEAVARKIVYLCREQNYRWRDIGILLRDLGPYRDLIADVFQDYDIPFFMDCKRNMLHHPLVELIRSAVETVIKDWSYEPLFRCLKTDLLPVSREDADLLENYVLAHGIRGYARWASGPWHYLRQFTLGEDAEPVPEEKAELAAVNRGRLQVVSSLGLFTEKLRQAGNIAEITAAVYTLLEDLHVPEILHKWAREAELAGRLEQAREHLQVWGGITSLFDEMVEAIGEESVSLEDYLAVLEAGLESLRLGLIPPGLDQVVVGTMDRTRSANTRALFILGANEGALPARQADDGIFNDSERERLAEAGVVLAAGGRRKAFDEQYLIYMALTRASEKLWLSFPLADEEGRALTPSPVIRRIKELFPGLNETFYQVDKLPDGTAGGLEYFIHPQRVLADLAVQLRELKAGRAIDPVWWDVYNWFNGSADGRGRLAKVLRGVFHTNTEKRISPEVSRALYGQPLKASVSRIEKFKACPFAHFAGYGLRLKERLLFRLAAPDMGEFFHAALKLFNDRLAERGVDWAQLSREDCGDLATQVVEELAPQLQSEILLSTARYRYLTGKLKRSVNRAAVILAEHARRSIFRPVGVELSFGAGGELPPVTVELAGGGTLHLVGRIDRLDVARTEEADYLRVIDYKSSDNRLSLAEIYYGLRLQLLTYLHVALTHSARLVGRPGLPGAVLYFTVKEPVIRSAGPMSPDQVEKEIMKKLKMQGFLLGDPEVVRMMDNRIETGYSELFPVAINREGNFYATSSVASLEQFTALRCYLEQVFAETGGEILNGVVAVNPYKYKNISACVFCPFKPVCQFDLLLAENRYRALSHLDDNEVWARLLRKGDQ; translated from the coding sequence TTGTCACTGCGTTTTATCATCGGTCGGGCGGGAACGGGAAAAACGCAATACTGCCTTGAAAATATCAGGCTGGCTCTGGAAAAAGAGCCCATGGGCAGCCCCATTATTTTTCTCGTCCCAGAACAGGCCACTTTTCAAATGGAATATGCCCTTGCCCATAATTACGGTTTGGGCGGGATTATCCGGGCCCAGGTTTTAAGTTTCCGCCGGCTGGCCTGGCGGGTACTGCAGGAAACGGGCGGCGCCGCCCGGGTGCCTATCGGTGAGTTGGGCAAGAGAATGGTATTACGCCGTCTCTTGGACCACCACCGGGGTGAACTGCGGGTTTTTGCGCGGAGCGCGGACAGGCCCGGGTTTGCCGATGCCCTGGCGAGGTCCATCGGAGAAATGAAAGTCTATCGGGTGGGTCCCGGGGATTTGGCTCTGGCGGCGGAAAAAACCGACGAGACACCGGGATTATTGAATGCCAAGTTACAGGATCTGGCCTTAATTTATAGAGAATTTGACGCTTTTTTGGCCGGCTGTTATACGGATCCCGATGACTACTTGACGCTCTTGGCTGAGAAACTCGACGGTTCCTCTATTCTTGAGGGGGCGGAGGTGTGGGTGGACGGATTTACCGGGTTCACTCCCCAGGAGCATTATGTTATTGAAAAAATCCTCGGTAAAGCTGAAAAGGTGCATGTGACTTTGTGCCTTGAGCCTAAAGATACCGGGCGGGAACTGCAAGAGCAGGACCTTTTTTATCCTACCTGGGAAACTTTCCGGGAAATTACCGACCGTGCGCAAAAAAACGGGGTAAAAATTGAACCGCCTGTATTGTTGGATGCGGCCATACCCTTTCGGTTTCAAAACAGTGACAGTCTAGCTCATTTGGAACGGTGTTATTTCCGGCATCCGACGGAAACGGCCGGAGCAGGGGAAGGGATCGAGCTGGCTGCGGCTGTCAACAGACGGGCAGAGGTGGAGGCGGTAGCCCGGAAAATTGTTTACCTTTGCAGGGAGCAAAATTATCGCTGGCGGGACATTGGTATCCTGCTTCGGGATCTGGGTCCCTATCGGGACCTGATTGCCGACGTATTTCAGGATTACGACATCCCCTTTTTTATGGACTGCAAGCGGAATATGCTACATCATCCACTGGTGGAACTGATCAGGTCAGCCGTGGAAACGGTGATTAAGGACTGGTCCTACGAGCCGCTTTTCCGGTGTTTGAAAACGGATTTGCTGCCGGTAAGTCGGGAGGATGCCGATTTACTGGAGAACTATGTTCTGGCCCACGGAATCAGGGGCTATGCCAGGTGGGCTTCCGGCCCCTGGCATTACCTGCGGCAATTTACCCTGGGAGAAGATGCGGAACCGGTGCCGGAAGAAAAAGCTGAACTGGCGGCTGTAAACCGGGGGAGGCTACAGGTAGTCAGCAGTTTGGGCCTTTTCACGGAAAAGCTAAGGCAGGCGGGAAATATTGCGGAAATTACTGCCGCCGTATATACCCTTTTGGAAGACCTGCATGTGCCGGAAATTTTACATAAGTGGGCGCGGGAAGCAGAATTGGCCGGCCGGCTTGAGCAGGCCCGGGAACATTTGCAGGTATGGGGCGGTATTACGAGCCTTTTTGACGAAATGGTAGAAGCCATTGGCGAAGAATCTGTTTCCCTGGAAGATTACCTGGCCGTACTGGAAGCAGGGTTGGAGAGTCTGCGCCTCGGGCTTATTCCACCGGGGTTGGACCAGGTGGTTGTGGGGACGATGGATAGGACGCGCAGCGCCAATACCCGGGCTTTGTTCATCCTGGGCGCCAATGAAGGGGCGCTGCCTGCGCGCCAGGCGGACGACGGTATATTTAATGATTCAGAAAGAGAGAGGCTGGCCGAGGCAGGAGTGGTTTTGGCTGCCGGGGGCAGGCGCAAAGCTTTTGACGAACAGTATTTGATTTATATGGCTTTAACCAGGGCCAGTGAAAAGTTATGGCTGAGTTTTCCCCTGGCGGACGAGGAAGGCCGGGCGCTGACTCCCTCGCCGGTAATCAGGCGGATTAAGGAGCTTTTCCCCGGCCTTAATGAAACCTTTTACCAGGTTGACAAGCTGCCGGACGGGACAGCAGGCGGGTTAGAATATTTTATCCACCCTCAGCGGGTATTGGCTGATTTGGCTGTCCAATTGCGGGAGTTAAAAGCGGGGCGGGCCATCGATCCTGTTTGGTGGGATGTCTACAACTGGTTTAACGGCAGCGCCGACGGGAGGGGCCGGTTGGCTAAGGTTCTACGCGGGGTTTTCCATACCAACACGGAAAAAAGAATCTCCCCTGAAGTGAGCAGGGCTCTCTATGGCCAGCCTCTAAAGGCCAGTGTTTCCAGGATAGAAAAATTCAAGGCATGTCCTTTTGCCCATTTTGCCGGTTACGGTCTGAGATTAAAGGAGCGACTGCTGTTTCGGCTGGCTGCTCCTGATATGGGAGAATTTTTTCATGCTGCCCTGAAGCTTTTTAATGACCGGCTGGCCGAAAGAGGGGTAGACTGGGCACAACTGAGCCGTGAAGATTGTGGCGACCTGGCGACACAAGTTGTGGAAGAACTGGCGCCTCAGTTGCAAAGTGAAATTCTGTTAAGCACTGCCAGGTACAGGTATTTGACGGGCAAACTAAAACGTTCGGTAAACAGGGCAGCCGTTATCCTCGCTGAACATGCCCGCCGCAGTATCTTCCGCCCGGTGGGAGTAGAGCTGAGTTTTGGCGCCGGCGGAGAACTCCCTCCGGTAACCGTTGAACTTGCCGGGGGCGGCACACTGCACCTGGTAGGTAGGATTGACCGGTTAGATGTGGCCAGGACGGAAGAGGCCGATTACCTGCGCGTGATCGATTATAAATCCAGTGATAACCGACTCAGCCTGGCTGAGATTTATTACGGGCTAAGATTGCAGCTTCTTACGTACCTGCACGTGGCCCTGACCCACAGCGCCCGCCTCGTTGGCCGGCCCGGTTTACCAGGGGCGGTGTTGTACTTTACCGTAAAGGAACCGGTTATAAGGAGCGCCGGTCCCATGTCCCCCGATCAGGTGGAAAAGGAAATTATGAAAAAGCTGAAAATGCAGGGTTTTTTGCTGGGTGACCCGGAGGTAGTCAGGATGATGGATAACCGGATAGAAACGGGGTACTCCGAATTGTTCCCCGTGGCCATTAACAGGGAAGGTAATTTTTATGCTACCTCGTCTGTCGCTTCCCTGGAGCAGTTTACGGCTTTACGCTGCTACCTGGAACAGGTATTCGCCGAAACGGGCGGTGAAATTCTAAACGGCGTTGTGGCAGTAAACCCCTACAAGTACAAAAACATTTCGGCCTGTGTATTTTGCCCTTTTAAGCCCGTGTGCCAGTTTGATTTACTTTTGGCCGAGAACCGTTACCGGGCGCTGTCCCATCTGGATGATAACGAAGTATGGGCCCGGCTCCTTAGAAAGGGGGACCAATAG
- a CDS encoding PadR family transcriptional regulator, protein MPKCRYGRHIPAFVLLFLAQEPAYGLTLFNKMEEQMPHNRADSAAVYRALQELEKMGAVESYWDTSEPGPAKKWYKITRLGRKKLVEFKEDIEMKKKNLEFFLTTFAALPAVDDNDE, encoded by the coding sequence TTGCCTAAATGCAGATATGGCCGGCATATCCCTGCATTCGTATTATTGTTCCTGGCTCAGGAACCCGCCTACGGACTAACCCTATTTAATAAAATGGAAGAGCAAATGCCTCATAACAGGGCTGATAGCGCTGCTGTATACCGTGCTCTCCAGGAACTGGAGAAAATGGGTGCTGTTGAATCTTACTGGGATACTTCGGAACCGGGACCGGCCAAGAAGTGGTATAAAATTACTCGGCTGGGGAGAAAGAAATTGGTTGAATTTAAGGAAGATATCGAGATGAAGAAAAAAAACCTGGAATTCTTCCTGACTACTTTTGCGGCTTTGCCCGCGGTGGATGACAACGATGAATGA
- a CDS encoding ABC transporter permease — MKTKAIVTRITELLVALIFILLCWHLLALVLHSSILPTPYQALRTFVQVFTGRLWSHFYVSAYRVFASLALALLAAVPLGLLLGRVEKLDRLFAPVVYIVYPIPKIVLLPIVFLILGLGDQSKIFMIWLIVFFQILVTARDAAKGVPRQNIYSMRSLGAGRWQIFRHVIFPASLPKIITSLRISLGTAIAVLFFVESFATTEGLGYFIMDAWSRMDYAEMFAGIIGMSLLGLILYAIVDLAEAIFCRWQRF, encoded by the coding sequence ATGAAAACGAAGGCTATAGTGACCAGAATTACGGAATTGCTGGTCGCTCTTATCTTCATTCTGCTCTGTTGGCATCTACTGGCCCTGGTCCTGCACAGCAGTATATTGCCCACACCTTACCAGGCCCTGCGCACCTTTGTTCAGGTCTTTACCGGGCGTTTATGGTCTCACTTTTATGTAAGCGCCTACCGGGTCTTCGCCAGTCTTGCTCTGGCGTTACTGGCTGCAGTTCCTTTGGGCCTTCTGCTGGGACGCGTTGAAAAACTGGATCGCCTTTTCGCTCCGGTGGTCTACATCGTTTACCCAATTCCCAAAATAGTCCTACTCCCTATTGTCTTTTTAATATTGGGTTTGGGCGACCAGTCAAAAATATTTATGATCTGGCTAATCGTCTTTTTCCAGATTCTCGTCACGGCCCGCGATGCCGCCAAAGGGGTGCCCCGGCAAAATATCTACTCCATGCGTTCACTGGGCGCCGGCAGGTGGCAAATTTTTCGCCACGTGATTTTCCCGGCCAGCCTGCCTAAAATCATTACCTCTTTAAGAATCAGCCTGGGTACTGCCATTGCCGTCCTCTTCTTTGTAGAATCCTTCGCCACCACAGAAGGATTGGGTTATTTCATTATGGATGCCTGGAGCAGGATGGATTACGCCGAAATGTTTGCCGGCATTATCGGTATGAGTCTGCTGGGACTGATTCTGTACGCTATTGTGGATTTGGCTGAAGCCATATTCTGCCGCTGGCAGCGCTTTTAA
- a CDS encoding DUF1540 domain-containing protein, whose protein sequence is MPDIKCNVVECHYNKNIMCNAPMIQVDHSGVSRSTNSEQTKCETFKPKA, encoded by the coding sequence GTGCCGGATATCAAATGCAATGTGGTAGAATGTCACTACAACAAAAACATTATGTGCAATGCGCCCATGATTCAGGTAGACCATAGCGGTGTTTCCAGGTCAACTAACTCTGAACAGACTAAGTGTGAAACATTCAAACCTAAAGCTTAA
- a CDS encoding ABC transporter substrate-binding protein: MKKFVISILVCLTAFTGLTGCQKATTPKSTAENTLNQPLNIGVLFIEDNLPFFIAEQEGAFEKAGLKVKLIPFQSAAERDAALQAGQIDGEAADLVAAALLKKGGTDVRISSITLGATPQEGRFVLLAAPGSNITRVEELKNVPIAVSENTIIEYITDQLLLGAGFAPAEIKKISVPKMPIRLQMLTNNQVKAALLPDPLASLAEKQGAQVIIDDTKIKTNVSQVVLLFRKDAIDKKRAAIKKLVQVYSEAARNLTRNPDKYRSLLIEKAKIPDPIKDTYKSPTFSKPTVPSKEDIDRVLNWMVGKKLLDKKYSYDEMVDVSLLK, encoded by the coding sequence TTGAAAAAATTTGTTATCTCTATTTTAGTCTGTTTAACAGCCTTCACAGGCCTGACCGGCTGTCAAAAAGCGACAACCCCCAAATCAACTGCCGAAAATACTTTAAACCAGCCCCTCAACATAGGCGTACTTTTTATAGAAGATAACCTGCCTTTTTTTATTGCCGAACAGGAAGGCGCCTTTGAAAAGGCCGGCTTAAAGGTTAAACTGATACCCTTCCAAAGCGCTGCAGAGCGGGATGCAGCCTTACAGGCAGGCCAGATAGACGGTGAAGCTGCCGACCTGGTGGCAGCAGCATTGCTTAAAAAAGGCGGCACCGATGTGCGCATTTCGTCTATTACCCTGGGCGCCACTCCGCAGGAAGGACGGTTTGTCCTCCTGGCAGCTCCCGGATCAAATATTACCAGGGTCGAAGAATTAAAAAATGTGCCCATTGCCGTATCGGAAAATACCATTATAGAATATATCACAGACCAATTGTTGCTGGGCGCCGGTTTCGCCCCTGCAGAAATCAAAAAAATCAGCGTACCCAAAATGCCTATCCGCTTGCAAATGCTGACCAACAATCAGGTCAAAGCCGCCCTGCTGCCTGACCCGCTGGCCAGTTTGGCAGAAAAACAGGGAGCGCAGGTAATCATTGACGATACCAAGATAAAAACCAATGTTTCACAGGTAGTTTTGCTGTTTAGGAAAGATGCGATCGATAAAAAACGGGCCGCCATCAAGAAACTTGTGCAGGTGTACAGCGAAGCGGCACGGAATTTAACCAGAAATCCGGATAAATACCGTTCGCTGCTGATCGAAAAGGCCAAAATTCCCGACCCAATCAAAGACACCTATAAATCACCGACTTTTTCCAAACCGACTGTCCCGTCAAAAGAAGATATTGACAGAGTCCTGAACTGGATGGTGGGCAAGAAATTACTGGACAAAAAATACAGTTACGATGAAATGGTCGACGTGAGTTTACTCAAGTAA
- a CDS encoding ABC transporter ATP-binding protein, which yields MIRLENVSLTYNQANTSVQALQNVSLEIKTGSRLAIIGPSGCGKSSLLFLIAGLYRPTSGEIYISGQKITGPRQETALILQDYGLFPWKTVWQNACLGLEIRGVAPSEQRKIVGPILEQLGLGEFAHHYPTQLSGGQRQRVAIARALALQPDLLLMDEPLSSLDALTRENLQDFLLDIWQRHGFTLVLVTHSIDEAAYLGDYIAVMSDRPGRIVSLVENAGSGSKNFRQSQHFHTQCNNLRRMLGVGAI from the coding sequence ATGATCAGACTGGAAAACGTGAGTCTTACCTATAACCAAGCAAATACTTCTGTGCAGGCACTGCAGAATGTCAGCCTGGAAATCAAGACAGGCTCCCGGTTGGCCATAATCGGCCCTTCCGGCTGCGGGAAAAGTTCCCTGCTCTTTTTAATCGCCGGACTGTACCGGCCGACTTCCGGAGAAATTTATATATCCGGGCAGAAGATTACCGGTCCGCGGCAGGAAACAGCCCTAATTTTGCAGGACTACGGCCTTTTCCCCTGGAAGACCGTATGGCAGAACGCTTGCCTGGGCCTGGAAATAAGAGGGGTTGCTCCATCGGAGCAGCGCAAAATTGTGGGACCGATTCTGGAACAACTGGGTCTTGGGGAATTTGCCCACCACTACCCTACGCAGTTGAGCGGTGGTCAGCGACAGCGGGTGGCTATTGCCCGGGCATTGGCCCTGCAGCCTGATTTGCTGCTGATGGATGAACCCCTTTCATCCCTTGATGCATTAACCCGGGAAAACCTGCAGGACTTCCTTCTTGATATATGGCAGAGACACGGGTTTACATTAGTGTTGGTTACACACAGCATTGATGAAGCCGCCTACCTGGGCGACTATATTGCGGTAATGTCTGACCGGCCAGGTCGTATAGTTTCCCTGGTCGAGAACGCCGGTTCCGGCAGCAAGAATTTTCGCCAGTCTCAGCATTTTCATACCCAGTGCAATAATTTGCGCAGGATGCTGGGGGTGGGCGCAATATGA
- a CDS encoding permease: protein MNLRRYSFAFVFALIMVGMYFYDHSTGLKAVNITVQNFREMLLFLPPIFILVGLLDVWVPKETMIKLMGEGSGLKGIMIAFILGSAAAGPLYAAFPVAAVLIKKGARLAYVLFFLGAWSSTKLPLVIYESASLGLRFTLIHITVSIAGFLSAAFFIEKMIPARSRELIYEKTRSQEV, encoded by the coding sequence ATGAATTTGCGACGGTATAGCTTTGCCTTTGTTTTTGCCCTGATAATGGTGGGTATGTATTTCTATGATCATTCTACAGGACTGAAAGCTGTCAATATTACAGTGCAAAATTTCAGGGAAATGCTTTTGTTTCTACCGCCCATTTTTATTCTGGTGGGCTTGCTTGATGTATGGGTGCCGAAGGAAACCATGATTAAACTTATGGGTGAAGGGTCGGGCCTGAAAGGGATAATGATTGCCTTTATTCTTGGCTCTGCGGCGGCAGGACCGCTGTATGCGGCTTTTCCGGTAGCGGCCGTGCTGATAAAAAAAGGAGCCAGGTTGGCTTATGTGCTTTTCTTCCTGGGGGCATGGTCGAGCACAAAACTACCCCTGGTAATATACGAGAGCGCTTCGCTGGGATTAAGGTTTACTCTCATCCATATTACAGTGAGTATTGCGGGCTTTCTTTCGGCTGCATTTTTTATAGAGAAAATGATACCTGCCCGATCCAGGGAATTAATTTATGAAAAGACCCGAAGCCAGGAGGTCTGA